In Lentibacillus amyloliquefaciens, one DNA window encodes the following:
- a CDS encoding ABC transporter substrate-binding protein, translating into MKKIFSFMLLIMLTLGLLVGCGSDSADSENETGSTDESTEQTDAEESAFPLTVTDALDNELTIDEKPKRIVSLIPSNTEIAFALGLGEEIVGVSDNDNYPEEVEEKEKVGGMELNVEAIIGLEPDLVLAHASGAHNSEAALQQIRDAGINVFVVHDAQDIESVYGSIEQVAQVTGTQEKAEEIVGNMKEEFAALSEKTEAISDDERQSVFFEVAPAPEIFTAGKNTFFQDLLEVVNADNAAHEQDGWVQIDPEAIVELNPDVIITTYGHYADNPVEQVTNRDGWGDMTAVENEQVYDVHSDLVSRPGPRLVEGAKEIAEVVYPELFEE; encoded by the coding sequence GTGAAAAAGATTTTTTCTTTCATGCTATTAATAATGTTAACACTGGGTCTCTTAGTCGGCTGCGGTTCTGATAGTGCTGACTCGGAAAATGAGACCGGGAGTACGGATGAAAGCACCGAACAAACAGATGCGGAGGAATCAGCTTTTCCGTTGACGGTAACAGATGCGCTTGACAATGAATTAACAATTGATGAGAAACCGAAGCGGATTGTTTCCTTAATTCCAAGTAATACCGAAATAGCCTTTGCACTTGGGTTGGGAGAGGAAATCGTTGGTGTTTCTGACAATGACAATTATCCGGAAGAAGTGGAGGAAAAAGAGAAGGTAGGCGGCATGGAGCTAAATGTGGAGGCAATTATCGGCTTGGAGCCCGACCTTGTGCTTGCGCATGCTTCCGGTGCACATAACTCCGAAGCAGCCTTGCAGCAGATTCGGGATGCGGGTATCAATGTATTTGTGGTGCACGATGCACAGGATATCGAAAGTGTTTATGGGTCGATTGAACAAGTTGCTCAGGTTACCGGTACACAGGAAAAGGCAGAAGAAATTGTCGGCAATATGAAAGAGGAATTTGCAGCATTAAGTGAAAAGACCGAGGCAATCAGTGATGATGAACGTCAATCTGTCTTTTTTGAAGTAGCACCTGCACCGGAAATTTTTACGGCCGGGAAAAATACATTTTTTCAGGATCTGCTGGAAGTCGTCAATGCAGATAATGCGGCGCACGAACAAGATGGCTGGGTACAAATCGATCCTGAGGCCATTGTGGAGCTTAACCCGGATGTCATTATCACAACGTATGGACATTATGCAGATAATCCAGTCGAACAAGTCACAAATCGCGATGGCTGGGGAGATATGACGGCGGTGGAGAATGAGCAGGTTTACGATGTGCATTCCGATCTTGTCAGTCGTCCGGGTCCCCGCTTAGTGGAAGGTGCAAAGGAGATCGCTGAAGTTGTCTACCCGGAACTTTTTGAAGAATAA